Proteins encoded by one window of bacterium:
- the motA gene encoding flagellar motor stator protein MotA has translation DRLPSMLAIIGVLVVIFAVVGGYAYTKGPFSVLFQPAELIIIIGAAIGIVLLGSPPKVLKHLLRALPVVFKGSPYTKATYLELLKMQFEVFSKIRKGGLLAMEEDVGDPHNSPIFKNYPKFLANEHAVRFFCDSMKLLIDGTDVGEVEHIMQSDLATQQEEGQLPAGVLQAVGDAMPGLGIVAAVLGIIVTMQHLDGPPEQLGKHVAAALVGTFLGILVSYGFFQPLGTAVGALARDEHKYLQCMMIGLSCSTGGTSPGTSVEQARRVIYAADRPSAEELEAAITELKTAKT, from the coding sequence GACCGGCTGCCGAGCATGTTGGCGATCATCGGTGTCCTCGTCGTCATCTTCGCCGTGGTGGGAGGCTACGCCTACACCAAAGGCCCCTTCTCCGTGCTCTTCCAGCCGGCGGAGCTGATCATCATCATCGGCGCCGCGATCGGCATCGTCCTGCTGGGCTCGCCGCCGAAGGTGCTCAAGCATCTGCTGCGCGCCCTGCCCGTGGTCTTCAAGGGCTCGCCCTACACCAAGGCCACCTACCTCGAGCTGCTGAAGATGCAGTTCGAGGTCTTCTCGAAGATCCGCAAGGGCGGCCTGCTCGCGATGGAAGAGGACGTCGGCGATCCGCACAACAGCCCGATCTTCAAGAACTATCCCAAGTTCCTCGCCAACGAGCACGCGGTGCGCTTCTTCTGCGACTCGATGAAGCTGCTCATCGACGGCACGGACGTCGGCGAGGTCGAGCACATCATGCAGTCCGACCTGGCCACACAGCAGGAGGAGGGCCAGCTGCCGGCCGGCGTCCTGCAGGCCGTCGGCGACGCCATGCCGGGCCTGGGCATCGTCGCCGCCGTGCTCGGCATCATCGTCACCATGCAGCACCTGGACGGTCCGCCCGAGCAGCTGGGCAAGCACGTGGCGGCGGCCCTCGTCGGCACCTTCCTGGGCATCCTCGTGTCCTACGGCTTCTTCCAACCGCTGGGGACCGCCGTGGGCGCGCTGGCCCGCGACGAGCACAAGTACCTTCAGTGCATGATGATCGGCCTGAGCTGCTCCACGGGCGGCACTTCACCGGGCACCAGCGTCGAGCAGGCGCGCCGCGTGATCTACGCCGCGGATCGGCCCAGCGCCGAGGAGCTGGAGGCGGCCATCACCGAGCTGAAGACGGCCAAGACCTAG
- a CDS encoding sodium:proton antiporter, translating into MPARQLVSRSPLVRLACLLLLGVALAAPAFASAGHPEAAAPAAAAGHQPPALGETLPLWSVLPFVGILLSIALFPLLAPHFWHHHFPKVSAAWALILAVPFLIAYRGQALQSLLHIALIDYIPFIILLWALFTIAGGIFVGGALRGTPAVNTLLLLIGTVLASWIGTTGASMVMIRPVLRANAWRRRQVHVVAFFIFLIGNIGGSLTPLGDPPLFLGFLHGVPFFWVTKALLAVTGFVTLVLLAIFYVFDRWHYARETERPAAAPGEAGLRIEGAHNLLFLLGVMGGVIYSGYAKLPHLPIYGHVGVDLQNWVRDGILILMGVLSLATTRKAIRAQNGFTWAPIQEVAYLFAGIFVTIIPALAILQAGEHGALAGLIRAVREPAHYFWATGSLSSFLDNAPTYLTFYNTALGSLGQSESAVPGLLGYAGEAARNEAFIADLMAISAGAVFMGANSYIGNAPNFMIKSIAEEAGVPMPSFFGYMLRYSIPFLIPVFVLVTFIFFR; encoded by the coding sequence ATGCCAGCTCGGCAGCTCGTTTCCCGCTCGCCCCTGGTCCGCTTGGCCTGCCTGCTCCTCCTCGGCGTTGCCCTCGCGGCGCCCGCCTTCGCCAGCGCCGGTCACCCGGAGGCCGCTGCCCCCGCGGCGGCCGCCGGCCACCAGCCGCCCGCGCTCGGCGAAACGCTGCCGCTCTGGAGCGTGCTGCCCTTCGTGGGCATCCTGCTCTCGATCGCGCTCTTCCCCCTGCTCGCGCCGCACTTCTGGCACCACCACTTCCCGAAGGTCTCGGCCGCCTGGGCGCTCATCCTGGCCGTGCCCTTCCTGATCGCCTATCGCGGGCAGGCCCTGCAGTCGCTGCTGCACATCGCGCTGATCGACTACATCCCCTTCATCATCCTGCTCTGGGCGCTGTTCACGATCGCGGGCGGCATCTTCGTGGGTGGCGCCCTGCGCGGCACCCCGGCCGTGAACACGCTGCTGCTCCTGATCGGCACCGTGCTCGCCTCCTGGATCGGCACCACCGGCGCCTCGATGGTGATGATCCGGCCCGTCCTGCGCGCGAACGCCTGGCGGCGGCGCCAGGTGCACGTGGTGGCCTTCTTCATCTTCCTGATCGGGAACATCGGCGGCTCGCTGACGCCGCTCGGCGACCCGCCGCTCTTCCTCGGCTTCCTGCACGGCGTGCCCTTCTTCTGGGTGACGAAGGCGCTGCTCGCGGTCACCGGCTTCGTGACGCTCGTCCTGCTAGCGATCTTCTACGTCTTCGATCGCTGGCACTACGCCCGCGAGACGGAGCGCCCGGCCGCCGCACCCGGCGAGGCCGGCCTGCGCATCGAGGGCGCCCACAACCTGCTCTTCCTGCTCGGGGTCATGGGCGGCGTCATCTACTCCGGCTACGCCAAGCTGCCCCACCTGCCGATCTACGGCCACGTCGGCGTCGACCTGCAGAACTGGGTGCGCGACGGCATCCTCATCCTGATGGGCGTGCTCTCGCTCGCCACCACGCGCAAGGCGATCCGCGCGCAGAATGGCTTCACCTGGGCGCCGATCCAGGAGGTCGCCTACCTCTTCGCGGGCATCTTCGTGACGATTATTCCTGCCCTCGCTATCCTGCAGGCCGGCGAGCACGGCGCGCTGGCGGGGCTGATCCGCGCGGTGCGCGAGCCGGCCCACTACTTCTGGGCGACGGGCAGCCTGTCGAGCTTCCTCGACAATGCGCCCACCTACCTGACCTTCTACAACACGGCCCTGGGCAGCCTCGGCCAGAGCGAGAGCGCGGTGCCGGGCCTGCTCGGCTACGCCGGCGAGGCGGCGCGCAACGAGGCCTTCATCGCCGACCTGATGGCGATCTCGGCCGGCGCCGTGTTCATGGGCGCGAACAGCTACATCGGCAACGCGCCCAACTTCATGATCAAGTCGATCGCCGAGGAGGCGGGCGTGCCGATGCCGAGCTTCTTCGGCTACATGCTGCGCTACTCGATCCCCTTCCTGATCCCGGTCTTCGTCCTCGTCACCTTCATCTTCTTCCGCTAG
- a CDS encoding sodium-translocating pyrophosphatase yields the protein MTDVLLSCPRRLGSRGARRLAALAVLLPLLIGGLGLALPAPVQASTAAGSGEASRPVHHGGEAALVLPELGQADFLGLSGQTLLTFGLLASLLGLVFGLVIYQQIKHMPVHRSMREIGELIYETCKTYLLTQGRFLLILWAFIGAIILLYYGLLQHFSIVKLLVILIFSLIGIGGSYAVAWFGIRINTLANARTAFASLRGKPFPLHAIPLRAGMSIGMALISVELLIMLFILLWVPRDYAGPCFIGFAIGESLGAAALRIAGGIFTKIADIGSDLMKIVFNIKEDDARNPGVIADCTGDNAGDSVGPTADGFETYGVTGVALISFILLAVHDPLVQVQLLVWIFAMRVMMVIASGGSYLINNAIVHAKHGRADKMNFEHPLTQLVWLTSIVSIVLTYLVSKLLIGNIGDGSLWWKLSTVITCGTLAGAVIPEFVKVFTSTGSRHVKEVVTSAREGGASLGILSGFVAGNFSAFWLGSAILGLMAIAFAASTAGLGALMLAPAVFAFGLVAFGFLGMGPVTIAVDSYGPVTDNAQSVYELSTIEQIPGVAKEIEQEFGFKPNFENAKAMLEENDGAGNTFKATAKPVLIGTAVVGATTMIFSIIMVLTNGLAENLDKLSLLNAPFLLGLVAGGAVIYWFTGASTQAVSTGAYRAVEYIKAHIRLEGATKASVADSKKVVEICTQYAQKGMFNIFLAVFFMTLAFGFFDPFYFIGYLISIALFGLYQAIFMANAGGAWDNAKKIVETDLKEKGTALHAATVIGDTVGDPFKDTSSVAMNPVIKFTTLFGLLAVELAVSMAVENSTLTHVLGAVFFLVALVFVWRSFYSMRIQTGRQA from the coding sequence ATGACCGACGTCCTGCTGTCCTGCCCGCGCAGGCTCGGCTCCCGGGGCGCCCGGCGCCTCGCCGCGCTCGCTGTCCTGCTCCCCCTGCTGATCGGCGGTCTGGGGCTCGCCCTGCCTGCCCCCGTCCAGGCCTCGACGGCCGCTGGCTCCGGCGAGGCGAGCCGCCCCGTCCACCACGGCGGCGAGGCCGCGCTCGTGCTGCCCGAGCTGGGACAGGCGGACTTCCTCGGCCTGTCGGGCCAGACCCTCCTCACCTTCGGCCTGCTCGCCTCCCTGCTCGGGCTGGTCTTCGGGCTGGTGATCTACCAGCAGATCAAGCACATGCCCGTGCACCGCTCGATGCGCGAGATCGGCGAGCTCATCTACGAGACCTGCAAGACCTACCTGCTCACGCAGGGGCGCTTCCTGCTCATCCTCTGGGCCTTCATCGGCGCGATCATCCTGCTCTACTACGGCCTCCTGCAGCACTTCTCGATCGTGAAGTTGCTCGTGATTCTGATCTTCAGCCTGATCGGCATCGGCGGCAGCTACGCCGTCGCCTGGTTCGGCATCCGGATCAACACCCTCGCCAACGCGCGCACGGCCTTCGCGAGCCTCAGGGGCAAGCCCTTCCCGCTGCATGCGATTCCGCTCAGGGCCGGCATGAGCATCGGCATGGCGCTGATCAGCGTCGAGCTCCTGATCATGCTCTTCATCCTGCTCTGGGTGCCGCGCGACTACGCCGGACCCTGCTTCATCGGCTTCGCGATCGGCGAGTCCCTCGGCGCCGCGGCGCTGCGCATCGCCGGCGGCATCTTCACGAAGATCGCCGACATCGGCTCGGACCTGATGAAGATCGTCTTCAACATCAAGGAAGACGACGCCCGCAACCCCGGCGTCATCGCCGACTGCACGGGCGACAACGCCGGCGACTCGGTGGGCCCCACGGCCGACGGCTTCGAGACCTATGGCGTCACGGGCGTCGCGCTGATCTCCTTCATCCTGCTCGCCGTGCACGACCCGCTGGTCCAGGTGCAGCTCCTGGTCTGGATCTTCGCGATGCGCGTGATGATGGTGATCGCCTCGGGCGGCTCCTACCTGATCAACAACGCGATCGTCCACGCCAAACACGGGCGCGCCGACAAGATGAACTTCGAGCACCCGCTGACCCAGCTCGTCTGGCTGACTTCGATCGTCTCGATCGTGCTCACCTACCTGGTCTCGAAGCTGCTCATCGGGAACATCGGCGACGGCAGCCTCTGGTGGAAGCTATCGACGGTGATCACCTGCGGCACCCTGGCCGGGGCGGTGATCCCCGAGTTCGTCAAGGTGTTCACCTCCACCGGCTCGCGGCACGTGAAGGAAGTGGTGACTTCGGCCCGCGAGGGCGGGGCGTCGCTGGGCATCCTGTCCGGCTTCGTGGCCGGCAACTTCAGCGCCTTCTGGCTGGGCAGCGCGATTCTCGGCCTAATGGCCATCGCTTTCGCCGCCTCGACCGCCGGGCTGGGCGCTCTCATGCTGGCGCCGGCCGTCTTCGCCTTCGGCCTGGTCGCCTTCGGCTTCCTCGGCATGGGCCCGGTGACGATCGCGGTGGATTCCTACGGCCCGGTCACGGACAACGCGCAGTCGGTCTACGAGCTGTCGACGATCGAGCAGATCCCGGGCGTCGCCAAGGAGATCGAGCAGGAGTTCGGCTTCAAGCCCAACTTCGAAAACGCCAAGGCGATGCTCGAGGAGAACGACGGCGCCGGCAACACCTTCAAGGCGACCGCGAAGCCGGTCTTGATCGGCACCGCCGTCGTCGGCGCGACGACGATGATCTTCTCGATCATCATGGTCCTGACCAACGGCCTCGCCGAGAACCTGGACAAGCTCTCGCTGCTCAACGCGCCCTTCCTGCTCGGCCTCGTCGCCGGCGGCGCCGTGATCTACTGGTTCACGGGCGCCTCGACGCAGGCCGTCTCGACCGGCGCCTACCGCGCCGTCGAGTACATCAAGGCGCACATCCGGCTCGAGGGCGCGACGAAGGCCTCGGTGGCGGACAGCAAGAAGGTCGTCGAGATCTGCACGCAGTACGCCCAGAAGGGCATGTTCAACATCTTCCTTGCCGTCTTCTTCATGACGCTGGCCTTCGGCTTCTTCGACCCCTTCTACTTCATCGGCTACCTGATCTCGATCGCGCTCTTCGGTTTGTACCAGGCCATCTTTATGGCGAATGCCGGCGGCGCCTGGGACAACGCGAAGAAGATCGTCGAGACGGACCTGAAGGAGAAGGGCACGGCGCTGCACGCGGCGACCGTGATCGGCGACACGGTGGGCGATCCCTTCAAGGACACCTCCTCGGTCGCCATGAACCCGGTGATCAAGTTCACGACGCTCTTCGGCCTGCTCGCCGTCGAGCTGGCCGTCTCGATGGCCGTCGAGAACAGCACCTTGACGCACGTGCTGGGCGCGGTCTTCTTCCTCGTCGCCCTCGTCTTCGTCTGGCGCTCGTTCTACTC